One stretch of Rattus norvegicus strain BN/NHsdMcwi chromosome 12, GRCr8, whole genome shotgun sequence DNA includes these proteins:
- the Papolb gene encoding poly(A) polymerase beta: MMPFAVTTQGAQQPAPAPKQYGISSPISLAAPKDTDRELTQKLIETLQPFGVFEEEEELQRRILILQKLNNLVKEWIREISESRNLPQAVIENVGGKIFTFGSYRLGVHTKGADIDALCVAPRHVDRNDFFTSFYDKLKLQEEVKDLRAVEEAFVPVIKLCFDGIEIDILFARLALQTIPEDLDLRDDSLLKNLDIRCIRSLNGCRVTDEILHLVPNIDSFRLTLRAIKLWAKCHNIYSNILGFLGGVSWAMLVARTCQLYPNAIASTLVRKFFLVFSEWEWPNPVLLKEPEERNLNLPVWDPRVNPSDRYHLMPIITPAYPQQNSTYNVSVSTRMVMIEEFKQGLAITHEILLNKAEWSKLFEAPSFFQKYKHYIVLLASAPTEKQHLEWVGLVESKIRILVGSLEKNEFITLAHVNPQSFPAPKENVDKEEFRTMWVIGLVLKKPENSEILSIDLTYDIQSFTDTVYRQAINSKMFEMDMKIAAMHLRRKELHQLLPNHVLQKKETHLTEGVRLTAVNDSSLLLSIDSENSMTAPSPTGTIKTGPLTANPQGRNSPALAVMAASVTNIQFPDVSLQHVNPIESSGIALSESIAQIPSQPTISPPPKPTMTRVVSSTHLVNHPSRPSGNTATNIPNPILGV; encoded by the coding sequence ATGATGCCATTTGCGGTGACCACCCAAGGAGCACAACAACCGGCTCCCGCCCCGAAGCAGTACGGCATATCGTCCCCCATCAGCCTGGCCGCCCCCAAGGACACAGACCGCGAACTCACCCAGAAGCTGATCGAGACCCTCCAGCCCTTCGGGGTgtttgaagaggaagaggaactgCAGCGCAGGATTTTAATTTTGCAGAAATTAAATAATCTGGTGAAGGAATGGATCCGAGAAATCAGTGAAAGCAGGAATCTTCCACAAGCTGTAATTGAGAATGTTGGGGGGAAAATTTTTACGTTCGGCTCTTACCGACTAGGAGTACACACGAAAGGTGCAGATATCGATGCGTTGTGCGTTGCACCAAGACACGTGGATCGAAATGACTTTTTCACCTCCTTCTATGACAAATTGAAACTACAGGAGGAAGTAAAAGATTTAAGAGCGGTTGAGGAGGCCTTTGTGCCGGTTATCAAACTGTGTTTTGATGGAATAGAGATTGATATTTTGTTTGCAAGATTAGCATTGCAGACTATTCCGGAAGATTTGGACCTACGAGATGATAGTCTGCTTAAAAATTTAGATATTAGGTGCATAAGAAGCCTTAATGGTTGCCGGGTAACTGATGAAATTTTACACCTAGTACCAAACATTGACAGCTTCAGGTTAACACTGAGAGCCATCAAATTATGGGCCAAATGCCACAACATCTATTCCAATATATTGGGTTTCCTTGGAGGTGTTTCCTGGGCTATGCTGGTAGCAAGAACTTGCCAGCTTTATCCAAATGCAATAGCATCCACTCTTGTACGAAAATTTTTCTTGGTATTTTCTGAGTGGGAATGGCCAAATCCAGTCTTGTTAAAAGAACCAGAAGAACGAAATCTTAACTTGCCTGTATGGGACCCAAGAGTGAATCCTAGTGACAGGTACCATCTTATGCCTATAATTACACCAGCATACCCACAGCAGAACTCCACATACAATGTGTCTGTGTCAACCAGGATGGTCATGATTGAGGAGTTTAAGCAAGGGCTTGCTATCACACATGAAATTCTGCTGAATAAGGCAGAATGGTCCAAACTTTTTGAAGCTCCAAGCTTTTTTCAGAAATATAAGCATTATATTGTACTACTGGCAAGTGCACCAACAGAGAAACAACATTTAGAGTGGGTGGGCTTGGTGGAATCAAAGATCCGAATCCTGGTTGGGAGCCTGGAAAAGAATGAATTCATTACTCTGGCACATGTGAATCCCCAGTCATTTCCAGCACCTAAAGAAAATGTTGACAAAGAAGAATTTCGTACTATGTGGGTGATTGGGTTAGTGTTGAAAAAGCCAGAAAATTCTGAAATTCTCAGTATTGATCTCACTTATGATATTCAGTCTTTCACAGATACAGTGTACAGACAAGCAATAAATAGTAAGATGTTTGAGATGGATATGAAGATTGCTGCAATGCATCTAAGAAGAAAGGAACTTCATCAGCTACTTCCAAATCATGTTCTTCAGAAAAAGGAAACACATTTAACAGAAGGTGTAAGATTGACAGCTGTGAATGATAGCAGCCTTCTCTTGTCTATAGACAGTGAAAACAGCATGACTGCACCTTCACCTACTGGCACTATAAAGACAGGCCCACTGACTGCAAACCCTCAGGGCAGAAACAGTCCTGCTCTGGCTGTTATGGCAGCATCCGTGACCAACATACAGTTTCCTGACGTTTCCTTGCAGCACGTGAACCCCATAGAAAGTTCAGGGATTGCACTGAGTGAAAGCATTGCTCAGATTCCCTCACAGCCGACCATCTCACCACCACCTAAGCCTACCATGACCAGAGTTGTTTCTTCGACACATCTGGTAAACCATCCATCTAGACCTTCAGGAAATACAGCAACAAACATACCCAATCCTATACTAGGAGTCTAG